In the genome of Dromiciops gliroides isolate mDroGli1 chromosome 1, mDroGli1.pri, whole genome shotgun sequence, the window tccttgccctcagagagatTATTTTCTACCTCTGACAGTTGTTGGGTAGAAAGTACCTTGTGATAGTAGTCAGTGTGGAATAATTGGAATGAGGGCTGGCTTGAGAGCTGGAAGATTTGAATTAAAAACCCCAGCCCTGCCGCTTCCTGCCTTTGTGTGACCTCGGGTAAAAGTCACTGACtcactctgggccttagtttcctcagctgtaaaatgaggtgatttggCTGGATGACCTTCATAAtctctttctatctttaaatCTGGGATTTTATGAAACCTTAAAAGCTAATTAGATGTGAGCTGTTACTCTTATTTTGTCCTTttatcatccataaaataagggtgttgggTTAGATTATTTCAGAAGACATTtgcaattttatgattttttgagGCCGTATCCAACAGAGATTCTTTGCCATACCTGAAAAGGACTTGGGTGAATACCCCAACCTCTCTAAGAAACAATGTATtatttccatccctcccctttcctctactctcttaaggggggggggcagggatcaAAACTCTAAGTAGGCTTTGAGTTTATCTTTCTTTGCTCCTTTTTTGGACTCAGAAAGATAGTGAGTTCCAGAAgggaaccccaccccccaatttttGCGTAACTCAGTCATCTTGTAGTCCCATTAAATTGCTCAAATTCAGTGACCTTTGATTCAgtgaatcaatcaacaataaGCAGGAATTTAGCAAGCATCTATTTACCaagtaccaggtactgtgctgggtgcagggaaaacaaaagacaaaaaagcccaaacaaatgaatacagacacacacacacacacacacacacacacacacacacacacacacagaggcaatcTTTTCTCTAAAGCACATATGATCTATGTTCACACAGGGCAAAAGTAGATGTCTTTGGTTCTCTTGGCAACCATATAACTTTCACACCAagagctacacacacacacacaccaggcacCTGAGGAACTTCTTGGAACACTGAGGCATTTCCTGCTGGGTCTGACAGCTGCTGGGCATGGAAGGGAGGGTGCTTGCTTTGGGAGGCTTTAGAGCATCTCTGTGCATTGGTCAGTGggctatgtctatgtctatgcagTTCCTCCAGTGAATCAGAGCACAGCACACAATGCAGAAAccaaaggaaagatttgaatatGAAAAACAGGTATTTGAGGGAGGCCCTGGGTCCAGGGAGAATAGCAAATAGGTTTTTGCAGGTCAGAGAAAGATGTTTGTACTCCAGTCTTCACATAGGGTTGGGGCTCTGGGGTTCAAGGCTTATACTGTAAGTTTGCAGCGACAGCAACTGCTGGATCTGTAGATTAAGTCCAGGCATGTCCTGTGTGAAGATGAAAGGTTGAGACAAGGCTACCTATTTTTAATGTTGCAGTGCTAAGGCACCAGAGTCACCGTCATTATTTTGTCGGGCAGAATCCATCTTAAGGTTCCCCTTCCTGGTGGAAATCTAACTCATCCTTGTTCACTGCCCCCTAATCACTGTCAAACATTCCATAGAGCTGGGTGAGGCGGTACCATGGTGGTGTTATCTCCCATCTAAAGCACTGAGGCACGATTTAGCTTGTTTGCACCACGAGTACAAGAACTGTGCTTTTCATAGCTTTTTTTACCCACTTCAGTACCtcaaataactcatatttataaagcattttgtggTTTGTGAAGCGTTTTACAAATTCTCAGATGAACCTCCATCAAATGCTGTGAAACaggtattattttatagatgaagaaactaaagcccagagacatggagacttgcccagggtcacacagctaataaattcctgaggcaggatttgaatcttccttcctgacaccaagtaTGGCATACTAAGCTGCCTGGTACACAGTatgtttcttctccttctccttctccttctccttctccttctccttctccttctccttctccttctccttctccttctccttctccttctccttctccttctccttctccttctccttctccttctccttctccttctccttctccttctccttctcctcctcctcctcctcctcctccttctcctcctccttctccttctcctccttctccttctccttctccttctccttctcctccttctccttctccttctccttctccttctccttctccttctccttctccttctccttctccttctccttctccttctccttctccttctccttctccttctccttctccttctccttctccttctccttctccttctccttctccttctccttcttctccttctccttctccttctccttctccttctccttctccttctccttctccttctccttctccttctccttctcctccttctccttcttctggcaattggggttaaatgacttgcccagggtcacacagctcttacgtgtcaaatgtctgaagctggatttgaactcagatcttcctatctccaggactggtgctgtatctactgtgccacttagttgccccccaCAAaacattcttaataaatgcctattgacttgaCTAGATATACTGTACCTTAATTCTCTGTTCCTAGAGGAAACAAGGAGGTTCACTTTCTGTTGGTTGCTCTATCCAAATGCTTCCCTTTGTATTTTCTACTAATGTGTCCTTTAGGCCCCTTGTAGCTataaatcctgtgattctatgaaatacAAAAGACATAAAAGCCTGGCCTTGTTACTTGTAGCAACAGAGAAAAGAAGGCTTTTCTCAGGGACCCTTAAATGAGGGGTTACATGGTAGAATGCCTGGGGGACCAGCCTTGGAGTCTGAACCTGGCTTCCAGACCTGTCTCTGAGGCACAATTACTGTCTGGTCCTTcactaattatttaattttttattaccGCCAAGCAATTCTCTAAGCTTAACTTGTCAATGAGTTGCTGATCTTAGTTGAGGAATGTATTTTGCCACTGGGAGCATCCCCATGTTAGAGGAAGGAAGACTGAACATTCTTTTGGAGACAGAAAATCATGGATtagttatttccttttcttctaagcTGATTGATATGGGTAGGTAAGAGTCAGTCAGAGACAGTATTTATCAAGAAGTAATGAATTCtcctcaattcaacaaacatttattaatcctcTGTAACACCTCCAACTTAAAATTAATTGAGCATGAATAAAACTTAACCCTTCTGAATGCAAATTATGAATGTGCTATTAGTTaatggctttttgttgttgttatttagtgaTATCCaactgtgatcccatttgggattttcttggcaaagttactggagtggtttgccatttctttctctagttgattttacagaagaggagactgaggcaaagaagattaggtgactttccagggtcacacagatagtaagtgtctggagttggatttgaactcaggtgttcctgagtccaagcccagtgctccacccactgagcATTGTAAAGGGACAAGAGCAtcacagaactggaaaggactcaGGGGATGATCTGGCTGACCTTGTACCAGAACAGAAATCTACAGAATCAGTGGTAAATGGTTAGCTAGGCTTTACGTGAAGGCCTCAAgtaggggtggggtgaggaaccTATTCATTACTTCCTGGGACAAACTCATTCCGCTGTTTGGAAAAATGTTCATACATCGAGTCTAAATCTgactctctgcaacttctactcattgttTCTAGCACTGTGCTTTGAGGACAGACAGGACAAATTCAGCCATGCTGGGCTACCTGCTACACCTCACACATAAGATCTTCCGTCTCCATACCTTGCTCTCCATACACAcatggaatgcactccctccctacccctttcacttagaatctctagtttcttcCAGAGTTTAGCTTAATCTTCATTTCCTACTGTCCATGATCTCCAACCCCCGATGCAAACTCCTTTCCCtggaaattaatttgtatttgcttcttgtatctcttctatttctttatctatgtatatgttcTTTGCTCtaccaaatataaactcctggagggcagggagatgtttttgtctttgaccttCAACACCTGACACAGTTCCTGAGCTGTAattgaagtttaaaaaatgcaCTCCTTGGGGGGCttctaggtggcgtagtggataaagcaccggtcctggattcaggagtacctgagttcaaatctggcctcagacacttgacacttactagctgtgtgatcctgggcaagtcacttaacccccatagccctgaaaaaaaaatttaaaaatgcactCCTTGATTGACTGACTACCAGAAGTCTCATCTTTTTTGTATAATactctttaaatacttgaagacagtgatCACATCCCCttaagttttctcattttccattcTCCTGGACAGGATAGTTTGACCATTATAACTCGGAAGGCTACCAAACTCTCTAAGGCTTATACTGTCAGAACTATTTGTTGTGGCCCATTTGGGTGGTTTGGTCTTCATTTcaagccagtttttttttttttttagaatggtTCTCTTCATCCAGGAATGGACTTAACACGTATGCATTAGAAAAAAAACTGCTCTTGTGGCTCGATATCCTTTTAGGAAGATGAACATCAGCAGGGAGGCATTGTGGGGAGGTGGAAAGCATGCCAGATAGGTAGGcagagaacttgggtttgaatcctgactctactTCTTATAAGCTACTGTAactttaggcaaattacttaatgtttattcacctcagttccctcatcttaagtgagggggatggactagatgacttctaacatcctttccaactctaaatcttggATTCTAGGATTATCAAGGACCTAATTCCTGCATAGTTTGGTTTCCTGCCTATGGGTGGTAGGCATTGCTGCATTCTCCCAAATAGAAGACAGGCAACCACAATGTCTTTTAGCTAATGGCTCATCTCATGAGGGGCAGctgtgtggtgcagtagatagatcactggccttaaagttgggaggaccaaagttcaaatctcacctcaggcacttattagctgtgtgaccctgggcaagccacttaaccccaattgccttaaacatctggagtgatttccagtcattctgatctatagcttgccactagacccaggtggccatggaggagagagtgaggtcagtgaccttgcacagccctccctcacttaaatccaactcagtgtAAACCAtaatatcaccctgatgtcatcatggtccttttcaagagcgaaggacaaacaacatttcaGGAAGGTAACTTGTAGCATGTCGTGTATGTGTCTTATTTTAAGTTCCATTTACTTCTGAAAAAgtgtagagatttttttttctcagtttggTCAGACAAGACAGAACAGAGGGCTAATACTAGtgagttttgcaaagtactttacatgtgtaCATTATCTCCTTTCTAAGGTGTCTATATTTTTATGATGAAAAACCTTGATgttggtttccttttttctttttttggtactCCCACACCTATTTTGCTCTtagtgtctgtgtgtatgtgtttgtatgtgtgtgttttcttcagAGTATTTCGGATAATGGATGATGATAACAGCCGAACCATTGACTTCAAAGAGTTCATGAAAGGGTTAAATGATTATGCTGTGGTGATGGAAAAAGAAGAAGCTCAAGAACTCTTCAGTCGATTTGATAAAgatggaaatgggaaaatagatttTAATGAATTTCTTCTCACATTAAGGGTAAGTATCAGAGCAGGGGTAAATACATCTGTACTTGGCTTTCCAACTTTTTGGGctatagtttggtttttttctctggTATCTGTTGGTACACAATGAAGGACATCAAGGGGGAAGACAGGAGAATTCTGGTTGGGAACTTCTAAGCCTTACCATCCATCATTTGGACCATTCATGGATATGGAGATACTTTTTAAGCCCTGGAGACAGTAATTGAACTCATCACACTCAGTAAACAATGCTTTACTATTAGGTTTGcaattgtttttctcttcccataGCCCCCAATGTCCAGAGCCAGGAAGGAGGTCATTATGCAGGCCTTCCGGAAGTTAGACAAGACAGGTGATGGAGTGATAACAATTGAGGATTTACGTGGGGTGTATAATGTCAAACACCATCCAAAGTACCAGAATGGAGAATGGACAGAGGAGCAAGTTTTCAGAAAATTTCTGGATAACTTTGATTCACCCTATGACAAGGATGGATTGGTAAGTGAAAGGGCTGAAGCAAGGCGGGCTTGGTTAATTCAATTCTCATTAGTAAATGTGAAAAGGGACCTGTGAGTTTAGAACCAAACCAATTATCCATCATATCTGGCTGTGAataggaagcaagcaagcaaggaagTTCTGTACCAAAGTTTTTAACATGTTGACAAATACTGAAGTACTAAAAATAACTAACGCAGCCAGATACATTGTCAGCATAGCCACAGAGGGAAAACTCTGTTATCTGATCTTCATGCATGGTCAGGAAAGTGCTGCTTTGTTTAATTATACATTATTCTGATTAACAAAGAGTTACCATAGGTACCATCCATGGATGATCAGTTTCTCAAGAATTGGAAGGCAGTAAAATGGGTTCAACCTTGAAGACACTCACTATCCTCACCATGTTTTAATTGCCACATGATCTAATCTTTCTGAGCATGATTCTGAAGACATTTCAATATCTTTAGTTCCTCTAAGTCACCATTACCAATTTTGACTACAttgtagagagaagaaagtagcaTCTCCCAGAGTGGTCCTTAGCCCAAATTTGTAATTACTTTCTGTTCCCATTGCTTGCTCATAATGTACATCTTAAAGACTTGATTTCCTggggaaataaatattttcatttaatagcATGCCAAcacagagaaagcaaaaaaaaaaaaggcaaataatttCAGCTCCTATCACTGATTTCCAGATTGAAAAAAATGGGATACATACTATAGTCATGTTTCCCCAGACTTCCTCCTGCCCTTTGGTTTTCTTATAACAGCAGCTGAGAAGTTTCTTCCGAGTAGGGTGTTAGGAACCCTAGGGCCCtccctgaaagggaccttagatgtcatctatcTGCTCCcatcccctccttttatagatgagaaaatggagatccTGAGATTCATAGAACTGGTAAAAGTGTAAAAGGAACCTCTctttcactgggggaggggtgtgttCTAAAAGAATAGTTtgacaggaaggaaaaaatggaggtggggaaaaggagaaatatattGTCTTCTGAAgaaatttcccccagtttcccCTAGAAACCTGTGGTGAGACTTTATTACTAGACTAGCAGCCTCCAGCATTATGGACAAAAGAGGCAGTAGAGTCTTTTAAATAAACAATATTTCTTTTAGTTCAGAAAAGTACTTCAGAATGATAGAAAGTACTTTTAGTACTTTCCTCATTCTGCCACTAGCcatatgactttggataagtcactttagaaaatctgatctcagtttcctcatctttaaaataaggggcatTGGCTAGATGATGTTGAAGATCCCTTCTGACCTGAAACTTATTTAGCCAGGAACTATTTTACTCATTGGTTCAACCAATTGTATCGATTTTCCCTGTTGAGTATTCAGTTTAACTTTTGAAGTATAGAGGTAAAAATCTAGGATGACATATTATCCCTCACTTGAAAGAACTCTTTACTTTTGTGGTAGCTAAAGATACCAGAAGTAAACATTTTAATATCGGGTTTAAAGTAAACCTTTCTTTAAATATTAGAAGTATTCCTGAAAATTTTCATCCAAAACAAACTTTTTTGAATTGCACCATGTTTTAAAGGTACTAGGGAAACTCACCCTATGGAGGAATCCTCTTGAAAAATAAGCTATCAGCCCCAGATTTTGTTTTACATTGGGTTCTTTTAGAGCGAGGCATGCTTTTATGGAATAGCCACCAAATTTTGAAGTTTAAGAaatagtacagttatcccttctacatcatgactttccctatTGTGGTTTTGATTTAATGAGGGTTGGCAcgaaaaattaaatggaaatttttgggagttttgcagaagctgcagacaacatGTGAAAGCCagtagacaacacagaaaaagtttagaaactcagaaatgcataaaatatgtatcGTGTTGCATGATATCAACACcccataatagaaaaagaaaaaattcagatatCCTCTCTGTCATGATGGGAGGGCCCCCAAATTTTTGCCTTGATCCATGATTGTGAGGGGTGCTTTTGGGGGGACACTGCCCCCCTCATCTCCTcattgtggaagggataactgtaatacAAAGGCAGAAGAAGGGCTAGACAGAGAGTTAGAACATAAAGACTGAGAAATCTAAAAGAGGATATAGTAGGGGACAACAGGACAAAGATATCTGAAAAACCAAATGAGGAGAGTGTTGAGTACAATAATTAAACCACAGGGGAAACCAAACTATTAGCAGAGAGGGGTCTGGGCGGAAGTtgacattttaagaaggagtatGCAAATTGGTTATTATATAAATAAGCCATTAGTGAAGCTAACAGCTCAGATAATAGTGCTTTTAAATTTTGCTGGATCCTATTCCCCTCCATTGATGATAACAAAGTCACTGACAAACGGTGAATTCTGAGATATCTAAccaacattttctctttctctttctctagttACTCTTGGATTTCTTGGAGGCTCTGCTCTGTGAATTATTCAGACCCATTTTTTGTGTCCTCCTCCTTCCTGTTTTAGGtgttctgtctcttcctctctcttgtcCTCATTAGCACTTTCATTAGAAAGAAACAACGATAAAATTTAAATCTTAGTAGCTGTAGAGATTTAAAACACATCAAAATGAAATAGAAGAGCAGGTTGCAGCTATGGGCTGCAGAGGGGTTTGAAAAAattcctctctgaatctcaggtGTTCCTGCCATCCTTATTCCTTAAGGTGTAATTGAGGGATGACTAGAAATGTGAATTTCTTAGATAGCTACTCTTTCTACTCATATAAATGATGGTACTCTGAGTTGAATCCATTGGTAAAGTTAgtcaaaaagtcaagaaaataagTTAGATAATTGGTTGGAATTTGATgactttccccacccccagtcccccAAACCAATCGCTCAAATACTGAAACTGGTAATATCTACAGATCTGTCCTACAAAGGCTTTCAAAAAGTAAGTTGGTCTAAACTCCAAACTTAGATGAAGGCTCTCATCAGCTTAATAAAACTGAGCATAAGCACACatatgaaattgaaaaacaaacaCCAGAAGCCAGTTTTGTCTTCTGCTTGCCATAGAATGAGACATTTGCTTTTTATGAAAGCAGATAATAGAAGATCTGGAATTCTGTTTCAGCACTTAGAACTAAACTCCAGTCTTTCAAAGGCAGAAAATCACTTTCCCTTGCTTAGCCTACCATAGCAACAATCCATtccatttcagttatgtctcccaATGACAATCTTAACCATagttaagaaagaaaattagttgTGTTTTGAGTAGCAGTCTCATATTTTCAACAGGCATGCTCTTGATCTTAAAGCAAGATGTCATTGATGGtgtaccactttttaaaaaaaatctaaattggcCTAGAAATTGTTAAgccttctttctttattcttgttatccttctctcctccttcagcTTTTCCCTTGAAAAGGCACATTTCCTTTGGAAAGTGTTTTTTCTCACACACTCTTTACTGTCCATTACTGGATTCTCTTATTTCAGGTCCATTCCTTAGCTGCTCTAACTTGAAAGCCTTTTGGATTCcaatctttcttcttttatatctAGGTAATGCAGCATGAGATTTGAAGATTTCCCTTTCTGTTTTAAACTTTGCCACTACAGGTTACGCCAGAGGAATTTATGAACTACTATGCGGGAGTGAGCGCATCGATAGACACCGATATCTATTTCATCATCATGATGAC includes:
- the CAPSL gene encoding calcyphosin-like protein, whose translation is MSGTARHDREMAIQAKKRLTTATDPIERLRLQCLARGSAGIKGLGRVFRIMDDDNSRTIDFKEFMKGLNDYAVVMEKEEAQELFSRFDKDGNGKIDFNEFLLTLRPPMSRARKEVIMQAFRKLDKTGDGVITIEDLRGVYNVKHHPKYQNGEWTEEQVFRKFLDNFDSPYDKDGLVTPEEFMNYYAGVSASIDTDIYFIIMMTTAWKL